A part of Capsicum annuum cultivar UCD-10X-F1 chromosome 6, UCD10Xv1.1, whole genome shotgun sequence genomic DNA contains:
- the LOC107873569 gene encoding uncharacterized protein LOC107873569 isoform X2 — MVLFHHHNLEKQNSLMLFTFVLCCLCFVISGDSSIYEVLKSHGLPMGLLPKGVRNFTLDNSGKFVVHLDQPCNSKFEKKENELHYERNVSGTLSYGQIDLISGISAKDLFLWFEVKKIYVSSSSSGVIYFDVGVVSKQFSLSSFDSPKDCTTVSMVVRTTDLEDVDEEDDRHVVENLSRKIRYKLDQGI, encoded by the exons ATGGTTCTTTTTCATCATCATAATCTTGAAAAACAAAATTCGTTAATGTTATTTACATTTGTGTTGTGttgtttatgttttgttatatCAGGAGATTCATCTATATATGAAGTACTTAAATCACATGGTTTACCAATGGGATTATTACCAAAGGGGGTGAGGAATTTTACATTAGATAATTCTGGGAAATTTGTGGTTCATTTGGATCAACCATGTAattcaaaatttgagaaaaaagaaaatgagttGCATTATGAAAGGAATGTTTCAGGGACATTGAGTTATGGACAAATTGATTTGATATCTGGGATTTCAGCTAAAGATTTGTTTTTGTGGTTTGAAGTTAAGAAAATATATGTGTCATCGTCAAGTTCTGGAGTGATTTATTTTGACGTTGGAGTTGTTTCTAAGCAGTTTTCATTGTCATCATTTGATAGTCCTAAGGATTGTACTACTGTCTCTATGGTGGTTAGAACAACAGATCTTGAAGATGTTGATGAGGAGGATGACAGACATGTTGTTGAG AATCTATCCCGGAAGATTCGTTACAAGCTTGATCAGGGAATATAG
- the LOC107873569 gene encoding uncharacterized protein LOC107873569 isoform X1: MVLFHHHNLEKQNSLMLFTFVLCCLCFVISGDSSIYEVLKSHGLPMGLLPKGVRNFTLDNSGKFVVHLDQPCNSKFEKKENELHYERNVSGTLSYGQIDLISGISAKDLFLWFEVKKIYVSSSSSGVIYFDVGVVSKQFSLSSFDSPKDCTTVSMVVRTTDLEDVDEEDDRHVVEVVVSKNLSRKIRYKLDQGI, encoded by the exons ATGGTTCTTTTTCATCATCATAATCTTGAAAAACAAAATTCGTTAATGTTATTTACATTTGTGTTGTGttgtttatgttttgttatatCAGGAGATTCATCTATATATGAAGTACTTAAATCACATGGTTTACCAATGGGATTATTACCAAAGGGGGTGAGGAATTTTACATTAGATAATTCTGGGAAATTTGTGGTTCATTTGGATCAACCATGTAattcaaaatttgagaaaaaagaaaatgagttGCATTATGAAAGGAATGTTTCAGGGACATTGAGTTATGGACAAATTGATTTGATATCTGGGATTTCAGCTAAAGATTTGTTTTTGTGGTTTGAAGTTAAGAAAATATATGTGTCATCGTCAAGTTCTGGAGTGATTTATTTTGACGTTGGAGTTGTTTCTAAGCAGTTTTCATTGTCATCATTTGATAGTCCTAAGGATTGTACTACTGTCTCTATGGTGGTTAGAACAACAGATCTTGAAGATGTTGATGAGGAGGATGACAGACATGTTGTTGAGGTTGTTGTCTCTAAG AATCTATCCCGGAAGATTCGTTACAAGCTTGATCAGGGAATATAG